One genomic segment of Spirochaetota bacterium includes these proteins:
- a CDS encoding methyl-accepting chemotaxis protein encodes MKLTIGKKLASGFGTVLLLMTGITTGTFISIRMIVDADKKATDAKQLSSEMLQRERDHLNWTLQLNRDLMDRKQKTITVQIDPSQCAFGKWYYSEKRTKTEAMSSRLAPLFREIESPHTKLHETAQRIAELRKSGEEQEARAVYLAQTQAHLQDVRRILNDTRTAADEYAAAMETEKQAKTSLIQVAGNSGSILAILIGIAFAVLLTRSIAAPLRKGAAFAHEIAQGNLTVMVDEAMLRRADEIGLLSIAFRDMIEKLRTVVESVSAASANMATGSEQLSSSSVVLSQGAGGQAASVEEVSSSMEEVASTIEEMSSSVEEVSSSIEETTSSIEEMSSTIAQNADNASQTESIAKKAAADAKAGGDAVNSTVRSMKEISDKVKIIQEIARQTNLLSLNASIEAARAGEHGKGFAVVASEVQKLADRSQRAAAEIEQLSKSSVEVSQHAGELLVKLVPDIQRTAELVAEISAASAEQSNGAKQINMSVQQVNTVVQQISASAQQISGAVQQVSSAVQNVSQSAQNTASSSEEVASTAEELSAQAGQLMEAIGYFRVENSHAQERHSAQYGKQILTGRKEQAVLEHHAPPPAGNSDAVKKMPAQVRVREAGAMQKKSGGFQIDMKSADAAEDAEYKKF; translated from the coding sequence ATGAAACTTACCATTGGGAAAAAACTTGCGTCCGGTTTCGGCACCGTGCTCCTGCTCATGACGGGCATTACCACAGGGACATTCATTTCGATCCGCATGATCGTCGATGCGGATAAAAAAGCGACCGATGCGAAACAGCTGTCGAGCGAAATGCTGCAGCGCGAACGTGATCACCTGAATTGGACGCTGCAATTGAACAGGGACCTGATGGACAGGAAGCAGAAGACGATCACCGTGCAGATTGATCCGTCGCAGTGTGCGTTCGGGAAATGGTACTACAGCGAAAAGCGCACGAAAACCGAGGCCATGAGCTCTCGACTTGCGCCGCTTTTCAGAGAGATAGAATCGCCGCACACAAAACTGCATGAGACCGCACAGCGGATAGCGGAATTGCGGAAGAGCGGAGAAGAACAGGAAGCACGCGCTGTGTACCTTGCGCAGACGCAGGCGCATCTTCAGGATGTTCGGCGTATCCTCAATGATACACGGACGGCAGCCGACGAGTACGCCGCCGCGATGGAAACCGAGAAACAAGCGAAGACCTCGCTGATACAGGTCGCGGGCAACAGCGGGAGTATTCTCGCGATCCTCATCGGCATAGCCTTTGCGGTGCTCTTGACGCGCAGCATTGCAGCACCGTTACGGAAAGGGGCGGCGTTCGCACATGAGATCGCGCAAGGCAACCTGACGGTGATGGTCGACGAAGCCATGCTCCGGCGTGCGGACGAAATAGGCCTCCTGTCGATCGCGTTCAGGGATATGATCGAGAAGCTACGCACTGTTGTGGAGTCTGTTTCCGCCGCGTCCGCGAATATGGCGACCGGCAGTGAACAGCTTTCAAGTTCGTCCGTCGTGCTTTCGCAGGGGGCGGGGGGACAGGCAGCAAGCGTTGAAGAGGTATCGTCTTCAATGGAGGAGGTCGCGTCCACGATCGAGGAAATGTCATCCAGCGTGGAGGAAGTGTCGTCGTCGATCGAAGAAACGACATCGTCGATCGAGGAGATGTCATCGACGATAGCGCAGAACGCGGACAATGCCAGCCAGACCGAGTCCATCGCAAAGAAAGCCGCCGCCGATGCGAAAGCGGGCGGTGATGCGGTGAATTCCACGGTGCGCTCCATGAAGGAGATATCGGACAAGGTAAAGATAATCCAGGAGATTGCGCGTCAGACCAATCTTCTTTCGCTCAATGCATCGATAGAGGCGGCTCGTGCGGGCGAGCACGGGAAGGGGTTCGCTGTGGTCGCGAGCGAAGTGCAGAAGCTCGCAGACAGAAGTCAGCGTGCCGCCGCTGAGATCGAACAGCTGTCGAAATCAAGCGTCGAGGTTTCACAGCATGCCGGAGAACTCCTCGTGAAACTTGTTCCGGATATTCAGCGGACGGCGGAATTGGTCGCCGAGATAAGCGCGGCAAGCGCCGAGCAGAGCAATGGTGCAAAACAGATCAATATGTCCGTTCAGCAGGTGAACACGGTCGTGCAGCAGATAAGCGCATCCGCGCAGCAGATAAGCGGGGCGGTGCAGCAGGTGTCGTCGGCGGTGCAGAACGTGAGCCAGTCAGCCCAGAATACCGCCTCGAGCTCCGAAGAGGTGGCGTCAACAGCCGAGGAACTGTCCGCGCAGGCGGGGCAGCTTATGGAAGCGATAGGATATTTCCGAGTGGAGAATTCGCACGCGCAGGAGCGGCACAGTGCACAGTACGGGAAGCAGATATTGACCGGCAGGAAAGAACAAGCGGTACTGGAACATCATGCGCCGCCGCCCGCAGGGAACAGCGATGCGGTAAAGAAAATGCCCGCGCAGGTACGTGTCAGGGAAGCGGGGGCGATGCAGAAAAAAAGCGGCGGGTTCCAGATCGATATGAAGAGTGCGGACGCCGCCGAGGATGCGGAGTATAAGAAATTCTGA
- a CDS encoding flagellar hook-associated protein 3: MIRITEQSLVNGNVSAIRRNFVEMEQSQRRLSTGQRVQYPHQDVYSAVNSIFYRTRISSIDQFSKNIDDAKGMLDVADGALSSMTQVLQRSRELAVMGANGTLAKEDRVTIATEVNELLERAYELSMTKHKDEFIFGGTKSTTDPFRTFYQWNESMGKQIMVGVNYEGGGSGKKREIEENQYINASIPGNYAFWGTNSELISGKDASTFVAAADSKIMIDDTVISLHAGDNIDAVVEKINAANTNVKAGIAVLRDGSKVLRLESFEPHKIMIQDIEGGRVFQDLGLIREGMANFPENNYHPSAGVGGKSVFESLMYLRDSLLRNDEAQVGKTSLGLIDAGLSNILHTQAKLSAAVSHIDNASKGLADQKVFVSEAMSKNEDVDYASEIVNFTMWEYAHKASLQTAAKLLQPTLMDFLR; the protein is encoded by the coding sequence ATGATACGCATAACCGAACAATCGCTCGTGAACGGGAATGTCTCCGCCATCCGGCGCAATTTCGTCGAGATGGAACAATCGCAGCGGCGGCTTTCCACGGGGCAGCGTGTGCAGTACCCGCATCAGGACGTGTACAGCGCGGTGAACAGCATATTCTACCGTACCCGCATATCTTCGATAGACCAGTTCTCGAAGAATATCGACGATGCCAAGGGCATGCTCGATGTGGCCGACGGGGCGCTTTCCTCCATGACACAGGTGCTCCAGCGTTCGAGGGAACTCGCCGTCATGGGTGCGAACGGTACGCTCGCCAAGGAAGACCGCGTAACGATAGCGACCGAGGTGAACGAGCTCCTTGAGCGCGCTTACGAACTTTCCATGACGAAACATAAGGACGAATTCATATTCGGCGGCACCAAGTCGACGACGGACCCGTTCCGTACGTTCTATCAATGGAACGAATCGATGGGAAAACAGATAATGGTCGGCGTCAATTACGAAGGCGGCGGTTCGGGAAAGAAGCGTGAAATAGAAGAGAACCAATACATCAATGCCTCGATTCCCGGCAATTATGCGTTCTGGGGCACGAACAGCGAGCTCATCAGCGGGAAGGATGCTTCAACGTTCGTCGCCGCAGCGGATTCGAAGATAATGATCGACGATACGGTGATATCCCTCCATGCCGGAGACAACATTGATGCCGTTGTGGAGAAGATAAACGCCGCCAACACGAACGTGAAGGCCGGCATTGCCGTGCTTCGTGACGGATCGAAAGTGCTGCGTCTCGAATCGTTCGAGCCGCACAAGATAATGATACAGGACATCGAGGGCGGGCGAGTGTTCCAGGACCTGGGGCTCATACGAGAGGGTATGGCGAATTTCCCGGAGAACAATTATCATCCGTCCGCCGGTGTCGGCGGGAAATCCGTGTTCGAATCGCTCATGTACCTCCGCGACAGCCTGCTCAGGAACGATGAGGCGCAGGTGGGTAAGACTTCGCTCGGTCTCATCGATGCGGGGTTGTCGAACATTCTCCATACGCAGGCGAAGCTCTCCGCGGCGGTATCGCATATCGATAATGCATCAAAGGGGCTCGCCGATCAGAAAGTGTTCGTGAGCGAGGCGATGAGCAAGAACGAGGACGTCGATTACGCCTCCGAGATAGTGAATTTCACTATGTGGGAATATGCGCACAAGGCGTCGCTGCAGACGGCGGCGAAGCTGCTCCAGCCGACGCTCATGGATTTCCTCAGGTAG
- a CDS encoding radical SAM protein: protein MVNTMKRPFSLLIKPVSYLCNLRCKYCFYCYDNKAELGKAEVMSDATLDALITNYAAAAHPPYIFAFQGGEPLLAGIDFYERFIEMLNHRLPPRTSVSVAIQTNGTLINEEWAALFKKMNALIGVSIDGDADIHDANRVDGSGKGSFERAYNGFRLLVENGVPANVLTTVNALTAKYPERIYDFLRSEAKVDFMQFIPIFDLDEKGDVLPHSVRADDYHRFLSVIFERWKISDPRPSVRLFDNMYEAILGQRPSSCQFAPNCGGYFLVEANGNVYPCDFYAEKRWLLGNVARDEFSSIFESSKSRKFSELKQHYMKKNCEACEVRHYCYGGCPHYSRTGYYEFCSVNKRFLPVFKEFADGLAPNVGAGVNA from the coding sequence ATGGTAAATACCATGAAACGCCCGTTCTCCCTCCTCATAAAACCGGTATCCTACCTCTGCAATCTCCGATGCAAATACTGTTTTTACTGCTACGACAATAAAGCCGAGCTCGGGAAAGCCGAGGTCATGAGCGATGCGACGCTCGACGCGCTTATCACGAACTATGCCGCCGCGGCGCACCCGCCGTATATATTCGCGTTCCAGGGCGGCGAACCGCTCCTTGCCGGCATCGATTTTTACGAACGATTCATCGAAATGCTCAATCATCGCCTGCCGCCGCGCACATCGGTGAGCGTGGCGATACAGACGAACGGCACGCTCATCAATGAGGAATGGGCGGCGCTTTTCAAGAAAATGAACGCGCTCATCGGCGTATCCATCGACGGCGACGCGGATATACACGATGCGAACCGTGTGGATGGTTCCGGCAAGGGTTCGTTCGAACGCGCATACAACGGGTTCCGACTTCTCGTCGAGAACGGCGTGCCGGCGAATGTGCTTACGACGGTCAATGCGCTCACCGCGAAATATCCCGAGCGCATCTACGATTTCCTGCGTTCCGAAGCGAAGGTCGATTTCATGCAGTTCATCCCCATATTCGATCTTGATGAGAAGGGCGATGTTCTCCCGCATTCCGTGCGAGCCGATGATTATCATCGTTTCCTCAGCGTAATATTCGAGCGCTGGAAAATATCCGATCCGCGCCCGTCGGTACGGCTCTTCGACAATATGTACGAAGCGATACTGGGTCAGCGCCCGTCAAGCTGCCAGTTCGCACCCAACTGCGGCGGTTATTTCCTCGTCGAGGCGAACGGCAATGTATATCCCTGCGACTTCTACGCGGAGAAACGCTGGCTTCTCGGGAATGTTGCACGTGACGAGTTCTCATCGATATTCGAATCGAGCAAGAGCAGGAAGTTCAGTGAGCTGAAACAGCATTACATGAAAAAGAACTGCGAGGCATGCGAGGTGCGTCATTACTGCTACGGCGGCTGCCCGCATTATTCACGTACGGGATATTACGAATTCTGTTCGGTCAATAAACGATTTTTACCGGTGTTCAAGGAATTCGCGGACGGACTTGCCCCGAACGTCGGTGCTGGTGTTAATGCTTGA
- the purH gene encoding bifunctional phosphoribosylaminoimidazolecarboxamide formyltransferase/IMP cyclohydrolase, whose product MKIKRALLSVSDKKGIIEFARGLSSCGVELISTGGTKKELMANNIPVKDISEFTGFPEILDGRVKTLHPLVHGGLLAIRDSKSHQEQVAKNKIEYIDLVCVNLYPFEKTVSEKNVSNEEAIENIDIGGPTMLRSAAKNYRFVTVVVDVNDYDTVLKQIKDSGDTDEATRFELMKKVFAHTARYDSLIANHFTGQGKDFPDALNLNFKKIYSLRYGENPHQKAAWYSDYTPCREASIVNAEKVQGKELSYNNILDAQACLDILRDFSNETFAVIIKHTNPCGASYGRNAEDAFRKAFSVDPTSAFGGIIGLTKEVDAATARAINENFAEIVLAPAVSDEAKKILAEKKNLRVLVFTSPLADKQAQWEVKRISGGLLLQEKDIPLYDESQFKIVTKRAPTDAEKKALLFAWKIAKHVKSNAIVYATEDIILGVGAGQMSRVDSARIAKEKAQRPLAGCAMASDAFFPFRDSIDTAAKEGVKAIIQPGGSVKDAEVIAACDEFGIAMICTQMRHFKH is encoded by the coding sequence ATGAAAATAAAACGCGCGCTCTTGTCCGTTTCCGATAAAAAAGGGATCATCGAATTCGCCCGCGGACTTTCGTCTTGCGGCGTGGAACTTATCTCCACCGGCGGCACGAAGAAAGAGCTCATGGCGAACAATATCCCGGTGAAGGATATCAGCGAATTCACCGGATTCCCCGAGATACTCGACGGACGCGTCAAAACATTGCACCCGCTCGTGCACGGCGGACTTCTCGCCATACGCGACAGCAAGTCGCATCAGGAGCAGGTTGCAAAGAACAAGATAGAATATATCGATCTCGTTTGCGTCAATCTCTATCCGTTCGAAAAGACGGTGTCTGAAAAGAACGTCTCCAATGAAGAAGCGATAGAGAACATCGATATCGGCGGACCCACCATGCTCAGAAGCGCGGCGAAGAACTACCGCTTCGTCACCGTCGTCGTTGATGTGAACGATTATGACACCGTGCTCAAACAGATCAAGGACAGCGGCGACACCGATGAAGCGACGCGCTTTGAGCTCATGAAGAAAGTGTTCGCACACACCGCGCGTTACGATTCGCTCATCGCCAATCATTTCACCGGACAAGGGAAGGATTTCCCCGACGCGCTTAATCTCAATTTCAAGAAGATATATTCGCTGCGCTACGGCGAGAACCCGCATCAGAAGGCGGCGTGGTACAGCGACTACACGCCGTGCAGAGAAGCGTCCATCGTGAACGCGGAAAAGGTACAGGGGAAAGAGCTTTCGTACAACAACATCCTCGACGCGCAGGCATGTCTCGACATTCTCCGGGATTTCAGCAATGAGACATTCGCGGTCATCATCAAACATACCAATCCCTGCGGCGCATCATACGGCAGGAACGCCGAAGATGCGTTCCGCAAAGCGTTCTCCGTGGACCCGACGAGCGCGTTCGGCGGCATCATCGGACTTACGAAGGAAGTTGATGCAGCGACAGCACGGGCTATCAATGAGAATTTCGCCGAGATAGTGCTTGCACCTGCGGTATCCGATGAAGCGAAGAAGATACTTGCGGAGAAAAAGAACCTCCGCGTGCTTGTGTTCACGTCGCCGCTTGCCGACAAGCAGGCACAGTGGGAAGTGAAGCGCATATCCGGCGGTCTCCTTCTTCAGGAAAAAGACATCCCTCTCTACGACGAAAGCCAGTTCAAGATCGTCACAAAACGCGCACCCACCGATGCGGAAAAGAAAGCGCTTCTCTTCGCGTGGAAAATAGCCAAGCATGTGAAATCGAACGCCATAGTCTACGCGACGGAGGATATCATACTCGGCGTCGGCGCGGGCCAGATGAGCCGCGTTGACAGCGCGCGTATAGCGAAAGAAAAAGCCCAGCGTCCGCTCGCCGGATGCGCCATGGCGTCAGATGCGTTCTTCCCGTTCCGCGACTCGATAGACACCGCCGCGAAGGAAGGCGTAAAAGCCATCATTCAGCCGGGCGGGTCGGTCAAGGATGCGGAAGTGATCGCCGCCTGCGATGAATTCGGCATAGCGATGATATGCACGCAGATGCGGCATTTCAAGCATTAA
- a CDS encoding LemA family protein, whose product MDKNKIIKFGIIGAVILFIIWSIASLIGTYNSLVTLDESVKSSWAQVENVYQRRLDLIPNLVATTKGYAKHESDTLIGVIAERSKASQIKVDPSVVNDPQMFAKFQASQGAISSALSRLMVVVEQYPNLKANENFMNLQSQLEGTENRIAVERKRFNEVAQTYNTKRRSFPIIFFANMFGFKEKAYFTAEEGAKTAPKVDFSK is encoded by the coding sequence ATGGACAAGAACAAGATCATCAAATTCGGCATTATCGGTGCCGTCATACTTTTCATCATCTGGTCGATCGCAAGCCTTATCGGCACATACAATTCGCTCGTTACGCTCGATGAAAGCGTGAAAAGCTCATGGGCGCAGGTGGAGAACGTATACCAGCGCCGCCTCGATCTTATCCCGAACCTGGTAGCGACCACCAAAGGATATGCGAAGCATGAAAGCGATACGCTCATCGGTGTCATCGCGGAACGGAGCAAAGCCTCGCAGATAAAGGTGGACCCGAGCGTGGTCAACGACCCGCAGATGTTCGCGAAGTTCCAGGCGAGTCAGGGTGCGATATCAAGCGCGCTCTCACGGCTCATGGTCGTCGTCGAGCAGTATCCGAACCTCAAGGCGAACGAGAACTTCATGAATCTCCAGTCGCAGCTTGAAGGGACCGAGAACCGCATCGCCGTGGAGCGTAAGCGCTTCAACGAAGTTGCGCAGACATACAACACAAAGCGCAGAAGTTTCCCGATAATATTCTTCGCCAACATGTTCGGGTTCAAGGAAAAGGCGTATTTCACCGCAGAAGAGGGTGCGAAGACCGCGCCGAAAGTCGATTTCTCGAAATAG
- a CDS encoding TPM domain-containing protein, giving the protein MRLARVFLIAICAATAQPFTLPTSPLGRVNDHAGLLSADARSRIEASLASYDERTSTEIVIVTFKSLEGESLEDVSMRLAEKWKIGKSKKDNGVILVFSVAERSVRIEVGYGLEGTITDAVSSSIIRTAIVPKFRTGDFDGGMMDGVEAIMKAAEGEYTAEGGTDDVSSLLNDPKVRMIVLIVLAVIVFLFIIDLVRFMTYKRSQSGNSGRYGLLEWFLLFSALLFFIKLVLQIAYYALLARGGGGGRGFSGGGGSFGGGGASGKW; this is encoded by the coding sequence ATGCGCCTTGCGCGCGTATTCCTCATCGCCATCTGCGCGGCGACAGCCCAGCCGTTCACGCTGCCGACATCGCCGCTCGGGCGTGTGAACGATCATGCGGGACTTCTGTCCGCGGATGCGCGCTCGCGTATCGAAGCGTCGCTTGCATCATATGATGAGCGGACAAGTACCGAGATAGTCATCGTCACGTTCAAGTCGCTCGAGGGCGAATCGCTCGAGGATGTGAGCATGCGGCTTGCCGAGAAATGGAAGATCGGCAAATCGAAAAAAGACAATGGCGTGATACTCGTGTTCTCCGTTGCCGAGCGTTCCGTGCGCATCGAGGTCGGCTACGGGCTTGAGGGAACGATAACCGATGCGGTATCATCGTCCATCATACGCACGGCGATCGTTCCGAAATTCCGTACCGGCGATTTTGACGGCGGGATGATGGACGGCGTCGAAGCGATCATGAAGGCGGCCGAGGGCGAGTATACGGCCGAGGGCGGCACGGATGATGTCTCATCGCTTCTCAATGACCCGAAGGTACGGATGATCGTGCTCATCGTGCTCGCGGTGATCGTATTCCTCTTCATCATCGATCTCGTGCGGTTCATGACGTACAAACGATCGCAGTCGGGGAACAGCGGCCGCTACGGGCTGCTCGAATGGTTCCTGCTTTTCAGTGCGCTCCTGTTCTTCATCAAACTGGTGCTGCAGATTGCCTACTATGCGCTTCTTGCGCGCGGCGGCGGCGGGGGCCGCGGCTTCTCCGGCGGCGGCGGGAGTTTCGGGGGAGGTGGCGCCAGTGGCAAATGGTAA
- a CDS encoding TPM domain-containing protein: MANGNIVRSSIPFFFFSKRDKKRIIDAIRSAEFGTSGEIRVHIARRVAEDIMAEAAATFERIGMTRTEKRNGVLIYFAIHDRAFAIIGDSGIDAKAGRLWEPAVKAMQERFSRNEFADGIAQAVAMVGAALKEHFPYQSDDVNELSDKISY, from the coding sequence GTGGCAAATGGTAATATCGTCCGTTCATCGATTCCGTTCTTCTTCTTCTCGAAACGCGATAAGAAGCGCATCATCGATGCGATCAGATCGGCCGAGTTCGGCACATCCGGCGAGATACGGGTGCATATCGCCCGGCGCGTTGCGGAAGACATCATGGCCGAAGCGGCGGCGACATTCGAACGCATCGGCATGACGCGCACGGAAAAACGCAACGGTGTGCTCATCTATTTCGCCATTCACGACCGCGCCTTCGCCATCATCGGCGACAGCGGCATCGATGCCAAGGCCGGGCGATTGTGGGAGCCCGCGGTGAAGGCCATGCAGGAGCGGTTTTCGCGGAATGAATTCGCCGACGGCATCGCTCAGGCAGTGGCCATGGTGGGAGCCGCGCTCAAGGAGCATTTCCCGTATCAGAGCGACGATGTCAACGAGCTTTCGGACAAGATATCCTATTGA
- a CDS encoding kelch repeat-containing protein: MRKVITSMLVVSVLALTAYAERPVRIAVLTFSVKGPVSTADAAVIEELMRSELVVSGKFDLLDRANMAAILKEHELAASGCTETDCAVKAGKLLSVERMCYGSFMKLGTKYFISAGMVDVETSRVVAAAREEIASIEKADEAVKRIVTALGASLGSSSGVPGKTGRMFDGRQWNAVYRPGQGPFSARSGHALTVFNGRLWLTGGYEPATTSTLRDVWQSPDGTNWHLVAGSANYFDRNRHAMVPFHNALWIVGGFQANSGGFNGSMNDVWRSIDGTNWTQSMRAAAFTVREGHAIVPFADALWLIGGFSFRENTNDVIRSVNGSNWVSINSGAPFPARNEHTAFVLGDSLYLAAGRGDDRKAMNDVWRTKDGKQWTRVSMGAFTPRFGACSVVLGSTVYLIGGSDGKRTMNDVWTSSDGVSWKNAGETPFPARYLFTAALFRDRIWMLGGSADNGNKHCLNDIWCSE; encoded by the coding sequence ATGAGAAAGGTCATCACAAGCATGCTTGTCGTCAGCGTTCTGGCGCTTACGGCATATGCCGAACGGCCGGTACGCATCGCCGTGCTCACGTTCTCGGTGAAGGGACCGGTAAGCACCGCGGACGCGGCGGTCATCGAAGAGCTCATGCGCAGCGAACTCGTCGTATCGGGGAAATTCGATCTCCTTGACCGCGCGAACATGGCGGCGATACTGAAGGAACATGAATTGGCGGCCAGCGGCTGCACCGAAACGGATTGCGCGGTGAAGGCGGGGAAGCTTCTTTCCGTTGAACGGATGTGCTATGGATCGTTCATGAAACTCGGCACGAAATATTTCATATCCGCGGGCATGGTCGACGTTGAGACCTCGCGTGTCGTCGCTGCAGCGCGTGAAGAGATAGCATCGATAGAAAAAGCCGATGAAGCGGTAAAGCGCATCGTGACAGCGCTTGGCGCATCGCTCGGGTCGTCATCGGGCGTTCCCGGCAAGACCGGACGGATGTTCGACGGCAGGCAATGGAACGCCGTCTACCGCCCGGGACAGGGGCCGTTCTCCGCGCGCAGCGGTCATGCACTTACGGTGTTCAACGGACGGCTGTGGCTTACCGGCGGATATGAGCCGGCGACAACATCGACGCTTCGCGATGTCTGGCAGTCCCCTGACGGTACGAACTGGCATCTGGTCGCAGGGAGTGCGAACTATTTCGACCGCAACCGGCATGCGATGGTGCCGTTCCACAACGCGCTCTGGATAGTCGGCGGTTTTCAGGCGAACTCCGGCGGGTTCAACGGTTCGATGAACGATGTGTGGAGATCGATCGACGGTACGAACTGGACACAATCCATGAGAGCGGCCGCCTTCACGGTGCGCGAAGGACACGCTATCGTGCCGTTCGCCGATGCGCTGTGGCTCATCGGCGGGTTCTCGTTCCGAGAGAACACCAATGACGTCATTCGCTCGGTCAACGGCAGCAATTGGGTATCTATCAATTCCGGCGCCCCATTTCCAGCGCGCAATGAGCACACCGCATTCGTACTGGGTGATTCGCTGTATCTCGCTGCAGGCCGCGGGGATGATAGAAAGGCGATGAACGATGTGTGGAGAACGAAGGACGGGAAGCAATGGACGCGTGTGAGCATGGGAGCGTTCACCCCCCGCTTTGGGGCGTGTTCCGTCGTTCTCGGCTCGACGGTATACCTCATCGGCGGTTCGGACGGGAAGCGGACGATGAACGATGTGTGGACATCGTCCGACGGCGTATCATGGAAGAACGCGGGAGAGACACCGTTCCCGGCGCGGTATCTGTTCACCGCCGCTCTGTTCCGCGACCGTATCTGGATGCTCGGCGGCAGTGCGGATAATGGCAACAAGCACTGCCTGAACGATATATGGTGTTCTGAATAA
- a CDS encoding cob(I)yrinic acid a,c-diamide adenosyltransferase yields the protein MAGALIVYTGEGKGKTSAAIGAVIRTLCSGGRAAMIQFMKGTMESAECGIVRNYPDITIIRAGSGFFTDEKQRAEQAQPAQQGLLKAHELLSSGMYRLIVLDEVNNAVHHGLLDEAAVLSFARLRGDTHVILTGRGAPSSFIDSADIATEMRMIKHHYEQGAHAIPGIDL from the coding sequence ATGGCAGGAGCGCTTATCGTATACACGGGCGAGGGCAAGGGGAAGACGAGCGCCGCCATCGGTGCGGTCATCCGTACGCTTTGTTCCGGCGGCCGTGCGGCGATGATACAGTTCATGAAGGGAACAATGGAAAGTGCCGAGTGCGGTATCGTTCGGAACTATCCCGATATCACCATAATTCGTGCGGGAAGCGGGTTCTTCACCGATGAAAAGCAGCGCGCGGAGCAGGCACAACCCGCCCAACAGGGACTTTTGAAAGCGCACGAGCTCCTTTCCTCCGGCATGTATCGGCTCATCGTTCTCGATGAGGTCAACAATGCGGTGCATCATGGGCTTCTCGATGAGGCAGCCGTGCTGTCATTCGCCCGCCTGCGCGGGGATACGCATGTCATACTTACCGGCCGCGGCGCTCCGTCGTCATTCATCGACAGCGCCGATATCGCGACTGAAATGCGCATGATAAAGCATCATTATGAGCAGGGCGCTCACGCCATTCCAGGTATCGATCTATGA
- the ybeY gene encoding rRNA maturation RNase YbeY produces the protein MSSDITIINKSAYRIACAPYRTLLRKLLRALCIRKSVGLLFTDNKGIRVYNRNFRGKDKATDVLSFPGEGGHLGDIIISYEWVVRERPPHRRTAIEELIVHAVLHLTGVHHTYTERSLAENRRAMDALMTMITAGR, from the coding sequence ATGTCCAGTGATATAACCATAATCAACAAGAGCGCATACCGCATTGCGTGCGCTCCGTATCGAACGCTGCTGCGGAAGCTCCTTCGGGCGCTTTGCATCCGGAAGAGCGTCGGTCTTCTTTTCACCGACAATAAAGGCATACGCGTGTACAATCGCAACTTCCGCGGCAAGGACAAAGCGACCGATGTACTGTCATTCCCCGGGGAAGGCGGTCATCTCGGCGATATCATCATCTCGTATGAATGGGTCGTGCGCGAACGTCCGCCGCACCGCCGCACCGCCATCGAAGAGCTCATCGTCCATGCGGTGCTCCATCTGACCGGCGTACATCATACCTACACCGAACGCTCTCTTGCAGAGAATAGACGTGCCATGGATGCGCTTATGACGATGATCACCGCCGGCCGATAG